A genomic stretch from Maniola hyperantus chromosome 22, iAphHyp1.2, whole genome shotgun sequence includes:
- the sol gene encoding calpain-D, producing MGSIASVLQWHCQACGQINPTESVKCLKCGIKRVSGHDSEISKRYCTDSSSEYASRTEKSGGTTPGSEAIVIPTTNNFNSGWSCVGSAPLASRAWRCGCGLRNVSASWRCAACDTIAPHAPVYRLSDDEEQSSGMTDKDKSDRDHSMIRSNTLAVPSYKPSSSYSGGRPLNLDVQSLRLSPTQITDHAHGVTRSLSHGSVINSQHKWWNVEETRGPINRPTSLLVSERYGTSSCTPRESFLRSLHTVTRRPKKCNESKSNWELNYVKEYQREQSRALHLKKWACSKCTLENSGIRTHCEACLSPRISPLARISNTRGLSVTTLGRHETLSGRDGATSLPSSGGIMITVPDWPQSTNLGDSFQRSISAQNSPETRPTYRRSFSEQNNENRPVGKVISSRRSLNDYQRSLASYCGTLTKPEERADKKEESTELIDKECSWDTNAEGVIYALPNKGKYKDLNLQLQVNNNGTRYSYVSVQDTKTVMSNSQNEVLYSNDIGEGDYARIDELLGTENCISPIGESNLRTSHISAAKEPGKVFNMLPSVGKVSHNPREPSKVPSIPQSSRESSGAARMWQCSECWFAYNAWGARCDVCRSARPPHAVTLAPPPEREQPRSRNNSTSEASGPKPELNRNEPLKKLTVPIASLDHDLNSDELLFAVDPTPTPNADVITWTCGRCTLVNESNATACAACAGSRPEPHTHWSCSSCTLRNPLSASLCLACKTPPVPKHGVPSSSTEANHSVAVGRSPSRHTPAPRRAASRHKTPPPEHKADTSEWPCSECTFVNAGTALACDMCQSPKTRLLPAAPDQPSLDDDDSPEGSDGERQESTPMEILRLREESHAWTQWQEVLAQCAATGEMYVDESFPAAPRSLYYSGAGEAGGAGGAGAAARWLRPQHIHVDADPRLPWVVFRDPRPSDISQGVLGNCWLLSALAVLAERSALVRSVVVRAEPARGAYQLRLCKDGRWLTVTLDDLLPCNRKGHLVYSQAKRKQLWVPLIEKAVAKLHGCYEALVSGRAIEGLCTLTGAPCESVSLQAGGAGGGTGGGAPLEQLDRDLVWAQLLSSRQACFLMGASCGGGNMKVDEEEYQRLGLRPRHAYSVLDVVEVAGYSPPLRLLRLRNPWGHYTWRGAWAANCPRWTEALRRSLPATSADRDQGVFWISFDDVLKYFDCIDICKVRVGWHEVRLAGILPPMSSTRHLTCLLLTATQPTEVDFTLFQEGQRNSAKSQRSQLDLCVVVFRTKSGPSAQVGKLVAHSKRQVRGFVGCHKMLEKGFYLVVCLAFNHWHTGLELADSSAWPRHVLAAHSSKPLAVERPSLHPHILADAIIGLTLARGQRHEGRQGMTAYYLTKGWAGLVVMVENRHTDKWIHVKCDCQESYNVVSTRGELKTIDSVPPLHRQVIIVLTQLEGSGGFSIAHRLTHRLAAGARLQDWAPRPDDAPRHRPPLARRLSGLHAPRLIT from the exons ATGGGCTCAATCGCATCGGTGCTGCAATGGCATTGTCAGGCGTGCGGTCAAATCAATCCTACGGAGAGTGTGAAATGTTTGAAATGTGGTATAAAGAGAGTATCTGGTCATGACAGTGAGATTTCAAAACGATATTGCACCGATTCCTCTTCTGAATACGCATCGCGGACAGAAAAGAGTGGCGGAACAACCCCTGGGTCAGAGGCAATCGTCATACCGACAACAAACAATTTCAATAG CGGATGGTCGTGCGTGGGCTCCGCGCCGCTGGCGAGCCGCGCGTGGCGCTGCGGTTGCGGTTTGCGCAACGTCTCCGCGTCCTGGCGCTGCGCGGCCTGCGACACCATCGCGCCCCATGCGCCGGTTTACAG ATTGTCCGATGACGAGGAGCAATCTTCAGGGATGACTGACAAGGATAAGTCTGATCGAG ACCACAGTATGATAAGATCCAACACACTAGCGGTCCCATCGTATAAACCTTCGTCAAGTTACTCTGGCGGTCGCCCTCTGAACCTCGACGTTCAGTCCCTACGTTTATCCCCCACGCAAATAACTGATCATGCGCACGGAGTCACCAGATCTCTGTCCCATGGCTCAGTGATAAATTCCCAGCACAAATGGTGGAATGTGGAAGAAACTAGAGGGCCTATAAACAGGCCCACCAGTCTGCTGGTTTCAGAAAGATACGGGACCTCCTCCTGTACTCCGAGGGAATCATTTTTGAGAAGTCTCCACACAGTTACGAGACGTCCAAAGAAATGTAACGAAAGCAAATCCAATTGGGAGTTGAACTACGTGAAAGAATATCAAAGGGAGCAGAGCAGAGCGTTACATTTGAAGAAATGGGCGTGCAGTAAATGTACTCTAGAGAATTCGGGGATCAGGACCCATTGTGAAGCCTGCTTGTCCCCGAGAATCTCTCCGCTAGCCCGTATTTCTAACACTAGAGGTCTCAGCGTCACTACCTTGGGTAGACACGAGACGTTGAGCGGGAGAGATGGAGCGACCTCTTTACCATCGTCTGGTGGTATTATGATCACCGTCCCTGATTGGCCCCAGTCCACAAACTTGGGGGATTCCTTCCAAAGGTCAATCAGCGCTCAGAACTCCCCAGAAACACGACCGACGTATCGCCGGTCGTTTTCCGAACAGAATAACGAAAACCGACCGGTCGGTAAAGTTATATCTAGTAGACGAAGTTTGAACGACTACCAACGTTCTTTAGCGAGCTACTGTGGTACTTTAACCAAGCCAGAAGAAAGAGCAGATAAAAAAGAGGAATCAACAGAATTGATTGATAAAGAATGCAGTTGGGACACGAATGCTGAAGGCGTCATATACGCGTTACCCAATAAGGGAAAATACAAGGATTTGAACCTCCAATTGCAAGTGAATAATAATGGAACAAGGTACTCCTACGTATCGGTTCAGGATACCAAAACTGTGATGAGTAATTCCCAGAATGAAGTATTATATTCCAATGATATCGGAGAAGGAGACTATGCGAGAATCGATGAGTTGTTAGGTACGGAGAACTGTATATCGCCGATCGGTGAGAGTAACTTAAGGACCTCGCACATCAGTGCGGCGAAAGAGCCGGGCAAAGTGTTTAACATGCTGCCCTCGGTGGGCAAAGTGTCGCATAACCCTCGGGAGCCGTCTAAAGTGCCTTCTATCCCGCAGTCCTC GCGCGAGTCGAGCGGAGCCGCGCGCATGTGGCAGTGCAGCGAGTGCTGGTTTGCGTACAACGCGTGGGGCGCGCGCTGCGACGTGTGCCGGAGCGCTAGGCCTCCGCACGCCGTCACGTTGGCCCCGCCGCCGGAGAGGGAGCAACCGAGGAGCAG AAACAACTCGACGTCCGAAGCGAGCGGCCCCAAGCCGGAGCTGAATCGCAATGAACCTCTGAAGAAATTGACGGTGCCGATCGCTTCACTGGATCATGACCTCAATAGCGATGAGCTGTTGTTTGCTGTTG ACCCAACGCCAACGCCCAACGCGGACGTAATAACTTGGACGTGCGGTCGCTGTACGTTGGTCAACGAGTCCAACGCGACCGCCTGCGCGGCCTGCGCTGGCTCCAGACCTGAGCCGCATACGCATTG GTCATGCAGCTCCTGTACGCTACGGAACCCACTATCGGCAAGCTTATGCCTCGCGTGCAAGACCCCACCTGTGCCCAAACACGGGGTCCCGAGCTCTTCGACTGAGGCCAACCATAGCGTCGCAG TTGGTAGAAGCCCATCTCGGCATACTCCTGCCCCGAGACGCGCGGCCTCGAGGCACAAGACACCGCCGCCTGAACACAA AGCAGACACATCAGAGTGGCCATGCTCGGAATGTACGTTCGTGAACGCTGGCACGGCGCTGGCATGTGACATGTGCCAGTCGCCCAAGACCAGACTGTTGCCAGCCGCGCCAGACCAGCCCAGCCTGGACGACGATGATTCAC CGGAAGGATCTGACGGGGAGAGACAAGAGAGTACTCCAATGGAAATCCTGCGGCTCCGAGAAGAGAGTCACGCGTGGACGCAGTGGCAAGAAGTTTTGGCTCAATGTGCTGCG ACGGGAGAAATGTATGTAGACGAGTCATTTCCTGCTGCGCCTCGCTCACTCTACTATAGCGGCGCTGGGGAGGcgggcggggcgggcggcgcgggcgcggccgCCAGGTGGCTTCGGCCGCAGCACATCCACGTAGACGCTGATCCCAGGCTGCCCTGGGTCGTGTTCCGGGATCCACGACCTTCGGACATATCGCAAG GTGTTCTGGGCAACTGCTGGCTGCTATCAGCCCTGGCTGTACTGGCTGAACGCTCCGCGCTGGTCAGGAGCGTGGTGGTGAGGGCTGAGCCGGCTCGAGGCGCGTACCAGTTGCGCCTGTGCAAGGATGGCCGCTGGCTCACCGTGACCCTGGACGATCTGTTACCTTGCAACCGGAAGGGTCACCTGGTCTATTCTCAG GCTAAAAGGAAACAGTTATGGGTGCCGTTAATAGAAAAAGCCGTGGCAAAATTACACGGATGTTACGAAGCCTTGGTTTCTGGTAGAGCCATTGAAG GTCTTTGCACCCTGACGGGAGCTCCCTGCGAATCAGTATCCCTTCAAGCTGGGGGAGCCGGAGGTGGTACGGGGGGCGGAGCACCGTTGGAGCAGCTGGACCGGGACCTGGTGTGGGCTCAACTCCTGTCTTCGAGGCAGGCGTGCTTCCTGATGGGGGCCAGCTGTGGAGGTGGCAATATGAAG GTGGATGAAGAGGAGTACCAGCGTCTAGGGCTGCGGCCTCGCCACGCCTACTCCGTCCTTGACGTAGTGGAGGTGGCGGGCTACAGCCCCCCTCTACGGCTCCTGCGTCTGCGGAACCCCTGGGGCCACTACACGTGGCGCGGTGCCTGGGCCGCCAACTGCCCGCGCTGGACGGAGGCTCTGAGGAGGTCCCTCCCGGCCACCAGCGCGGATAGGGACCAGGGGGTGTTCTGGATCAGCTTCGATGATGTGCTCAA ATATTTCGACTGCATAGACATCTGCAAAGTGCGCGTGGGCTGGCACGAGGTCCGGCTGGCCGGGATCCTGCCCCCCATGTCCTCCACGCGGCACCTGACGTGTCTGCTCCTCACTGCCACGCAACCCACTGAAGTGGACTTCACTCTATTCCAAGAGGGACAGAG GAACTCAGCAAAAAGTCAGAGGTCCCAACTGGATCTCTGTGTAGTTGTGTTCAGGACAAAGTCAGGTCCGAGCGCTCAGGTTGGCAAACTGGTTGCACACAGTAAAAGACAG GTGCGAGGATTTGTCGGATGTCACAAAATGCTAGAAAAAGGTTTCTACCTGGTTGTTTGCCTGGCTTTCAACCATTGGCACACTGGACTAGAGTTGGCCGACAGTTCAGCTTGGCCACGCCACGTGTTGGCCGCACATTCGTCCAAGCCCCTGGCCGTGGAGAGACCTTCCCTTCATCCTCACATTCTGGCGGATGCCATCATTGGCCTGACTCTAGCCAGGGGACAGAGGCATGAGGGAAGACAGGGGATGACTGCTTACTACTTGACTAAG GGCTGGGCAGGTTTGGTAGTTATGGTGGagaacagacacacagacaaatGGATCCATGTTAAGTGCGACTGCCAAGAGAGTTACAACGTCGTTTCCACCCGGGGAGAGCTCAAGACTATTGATTCTGTACCCCCTTTACATCG ACAAGTAATAATAGTGCTGACGCAACTCGAAGGCAGCGGGGGCTTCTCAATAGCGCACAGACTAACGCACCGACTGGCGGCCGGAGCGCGTTTGCAGGACTGGGCCCCTAGACCCGACGACGCGCCGCGACACCGCCCGCCGCTCGCGCGCAGGCTCAGCGGCTTGCACGCACCCAGACTCATCACATAG